In Fusarium fujikuroi IMI 58289 draft genome, chromosome FFUJ_chr02, the genomic stretch ATACGACTCTTTACCTCATACCTCTTTGTATGGATCTGCATTGCAACGTCAATCGTTTTGAACACAGCGGTTGGCTTTCGTCTATTTCGAGCGAGAAACAAAGCTCGAGGTATCTTGAATTCGCGCATTCAAACCACAGTAACCGATCACCAAACTGTATAGCAACTCTCCTTCAAGTGGCAATACCGTTTAGCTGACCAACAACAGGTAACCGAAACAAATACCGACACTGATGTCCAAGGATCCGAAGATGCACCCGTTACTGCCGTACGTGATACTCAGAAATCAACTCCCAATTCCACGACTGTGGACCCAATTCCTCCCAACCAAAAGCAACAatcttcgtcatcgaccCCCAGTAGCACCAAGTCCAGATTTTGGCTCAAAGACCCTATCAAACGGGCATACTTATTCACAACCTTCATGTTCACACTAAGCGTCCTTGTGACGTGGGTACCAGCGAGCATCACACGTATCCATAGTCTACTTAACCGTGATGTTCCATACTCATACCAAGTTGCCATAGCCGCCGTTATGCCCTTGCAAGGTCTCTGGAACGCTTTGATATTTTTTACGACTAGCCGGGGCGTTATAAGGGATTCAATGCGGAATAAATGTGGTCGTTGGGTctttaagcctataaagaAAAATCAAGAGATAGTGAGAAGGGATGTTGCTGCAAGA encodes the following:
- a CDS encoding related to G protein coupled receptor like protein, with the protein product MSVNAFRIVFFQSNPHTFNKWLYSPICFGGPFISGFTLFFISTPARGPVYGATTIWCWIRESWVSIRLFTSYLFVWICIATSIVLNTAVGFRLFRARNKARGILNSRIQTTVTDHQTVTETNTDTDVQGSEDAPVTAVRDTQKSTPNSTTVDPIPPNQKQQSSSSTPSSTKSRFWLKDPIKRAYLFTTFMFTLSVLVTWVPASITRIHSLLNRDVPYSYQVAIAAVMPLQGLWNALIFFTTSRGVIRDSMRNKCGRWVFKPIKKNQEIVRRDVAARVRVSEHTDSTDSGSDVELRRLGR